A genomic stretch from Helianthus annuus cultivar XRQ/B chromosome 1, HanXRQr2.0-SUNRISE, whole genome shotgun sequence includes:
- the LOC110934173 gene encoding SPX domain-containing protein 2 — MLSPFNNFVLDKQEWYIIRIEVLEGKLVAAKDSNREIELMKVGRDLVDLHEEIVLLLNYSALNYTGLVKILKKHDKLSGKLSGALVRLPFIQKVLNESFYKTDVLNNLVKKCETMLGQLFSMNEQQSSSFESTRRIEDDEPKEKSFIEVPKELIDIKNMENTYMKLTLSALEILKEIRSGSSVQQCVKMEEV; from the exons ATGTTATCACCT TTCAACAACTTTGTTCTTGATAAACAAGAGTGGTATATTATCAGAATTGag GTTCTAGAAGGTAAGTTGGTTGCAGCCAAAGATTCAAACCGGGAGATAGAGTTAATGAAAGTTGGTAGAGATCTGGTAGATCTACATGAGGAGATAGTTCTCTTGTTAAATTACAGTGCTCTTAATTACACAG GATTGGTGAAGATATTAAAGAAACACGACAAACTAAGTGGTAAACTAAGTGGTGCACTCGTTCGCTTGCCTTTCATCCAAAAAGTTCTAAACGAGTCGTTTTACAAAACCGACGTGCTAAACAATCTTGTGAAGAAATGTGAGACGATGCTTGGACAACTTTTCTCGATGAATGAACAACAATCATCCTCATTTGAATCAACAAGAAGAATAGAAGATGATGAACCCAAAGAGAAGTCTTTCATTGAAGTTCCTAAAGAACTAATCGACATCAAGAACATGGAGAACACGTACATGAAACTCACGCTTTCGGCATTAGAAATATTGAAGGAGATTCGAAGCGGGAGTTCGGTTCAACAATGTGTAAAGATGGAGGAAGTGTGA
- the LOC110934167 gene encoding uncharacterized mitochondrial protein AtMg00810-like: protein MWNERLVNVLLNIGFVQSKCEYSMFIKNNDGVFIVLLVYVDDIIVTGNNEKEINNVKTFLKSEFLIKDLGQLKFFLGIEVIRTDEGIALSQRKYCMDLLNEFGMSGCKPVSCPIEPNYSVSNLCKKEASNFVDICKYQKLVGKLIYLSHTRPDIAYTVHYLSQHMHKPTAAHSQIAFKLLRYLKNAPGADSDWAKCVDSRKSVTGFGIFLGNSLISWKSKKQSVVSRSSAEAEYRSMCAALCEIMWLINVLQELQVKIDLPVMLKCDSSAALSIAADSVFHDKTKHFEIDLFFLREKIASGLIKTVGVSSGDQLADIFTKGLLPADHNKMCKSLGLSNPFDLRLPLKLTVASVWAGY, encoded by the exons ATGTGGAATGAGAGGCTTGTTAATGTTTTGCTAAATATTGGTTTTGTTCAATCTAAATGTGAGTATTccatgtttataaaaaataatgatGGTGTGTTTATTGTTCTCCTtgtttatgtagatgatataatTGTGACAGGGAACAATGAAAAAGAAATCAATAAtgtcaaaacatttttaaaatcagaatttttaatCAAAGACTTGGGTCAGTTAAAGTTCTTTTTGGGAATAGAAGTTATAAGAACTGATGAAGGTATTGCTTTGTCTCAAAGGAAGTATTGTATGGATCTTCTAAATGAATTTGGCATGAGTGGCTGTAAGCCTGTGAGTTGTCCTATTGAGCCAAACTATTCTGTTTCAAACTTGTGCAAAAAGGAAGCTTCAAATTTTGTCGATATATGCAAATATCAGAAACTTGTTGGAAAGTTAATTTATCTATCTCATACAAGACCTGATATAGCATACACTGTTCATTATCTTTCTCAACACATGCATAAGCCCACTGCCGCTCATTCTCAAATTGCTTTTAAATTACTAAGGTATTTGAAGAATGCTCCTGGTGCTG ATTCAGATTGGGCAAAGTGTGTCGATAGTAGAAAATCTGTCACTGGTTTTGGCATCTTTCTGGGAAATTCTTTAATTTCTTGGAAAAGTAAAAAACAGAGTGTGGTATCTAGATCATCTGCTGAAGCAGAATACAGATCTATGTGTGCTGCACTTTGTGAGATTATGTGGTTGATCAATGTGTTGCAAGAATTACAAGTTAAAATTGATTTACCTGTTATGTTAAAATGCGATAGCAGTGCTGCTTTATCTATCGCGGCAGATTCTGTGTTCCATGACAAAACCAAACACTTTGAGATTGATCTTTTCTTTCTTAGAGAAAAGATAGCTTCTGGGTTAATTAAAACTGTTGGTGTTAGCTCTGGTGATCAATTGGCTGATATTTTCACGAAAGGATTACTTCCAGCCGATCATAACAAAATGTGTAAGTCTTTAGGTTTATCTAATCCTTTTG ATTTGAGGCTGCCTCTAAAGTTGACCGTTGCTTCAGTTTGGGCTGGATATTAG